A section of the Acidiphilium acidophilum genome encodes:
- a CDS encoding ParB/RepB/Spo0J family partition protein translates to MNDINVSAVPLTKLVPSAINVRTTGRDKGIDGLAASIEARGLLQNLVVRETDGGKYEVVAGGRRLAALKNLCKAKKLPKSYMVPVQIVGEDAALEASLAENVMREQMHPADQFAAFAGLIAQGHSIEDVAARFGVTPGVVTRRMKLASLSPVIIEAFRADKLTLEQVMGFTVSEDHAEQEQVFADISEWHHPAERSRIVQLLTHEKMKTTDYRFRFIGEDAYIAAGGAITRDLFDDRDTGYAEDSALVLRLATERLTAMIPEVLAQGWKWIEADPALTYDTLRNFTRIHPRHVELNEDDAARLSALAEEYDRLAEDGDTPDDETGDRLDAIDAEMESLRDKERAFDPAEMALAGGWLALHNDGSVRMELGYVRQEDRPALDTLRSPARENEQVTSDENDTTPVAPTPTGPKVPEALLAELHAARTIALRLELVKRPDIALRVLAHSLAVREMSHGTPVLTVHPSTTYIPENQRVGCPDETPLNDQRSRWNMRIGGDASRMWDGIMALTDEDVLDLIAVLSASLVDVTYSKGQNGSAAKPGIYAEKLAATLDLDMRQHWTPTAATYFGRVSKDAITEAVTEAASEAEAAKLAGLKKAAMAEEAAIIAADTTWLPAPLRTTRG, encoded by the coding sequence ATGAACGATATCAACGTCTCCGCCGTGCCGCTGACCAAACTGGTCCCGAGCGCAATCAATGTCCGCACAACCGGACGCGACAAAGGCATTGACGGCCTAGCCGCCAGCATCGAGGCGCGAGGGTTGCTGCAAAATCTGGTGGTTCGGGAAACCGATGGCGGGAAATATGAAGTGGTCGCCGGTGGACGCCGTCTTGCCGCCCTGAAAAATCTTTGCAAGGCGAAGAAACTGCCGAAATCCTACATGGTGCCCGTGCAGATCGTCGGAGAGGATGCCGCGCTTGAAGCGAGCCTTGCCGAGAACGTCATGCGCGAGCAGATGCACCCCGCCGACCAGTTCGCCGCTTTCGCTGGCTTGATTGCTCAGGGTCACAGCATCGAGGACGTGGCCGCCCGCTTTGGTGTCACCCCCGGCGTGGTGACACGCCGCATGAAACTCGCCAGCCTTTCGCCCGTCATCATCGAGGCGTTCCGCGCCGACAAACTCACGCTTGAACAGGTTATGGGTTTCACCGTTTCAGAAGATCACGCCGAACAGGAACAGGTTTTTGCCGATATTTCCGAATGGCACCACCCGGCAGAACGCTCCCGCATCGTGCAGCTTCTCACCCATGAGAAGATGAAAACAACCGATTATCGATTCCGCTTTATTGGCGAGGATGCCTATATCGCGGCAGGGGGAGCCATCACCCGCGACCTGTTCGATGACCGCGACACCGGATATGCCGAAGATAGCGCCCTCGTGCTGCGCCTCGCCACCGAGCGCCTGACCGCCATGATCCCCGAGGTTCTGGCGCAGGGTTGGAAATGGATCGAGGCAGACCCCGCGCTGACCTACGACACATTGCGGAACTTCACCCGTATTCATCCGCGCCACGTCGAATTGAACGAGGACGACGCGGCCCGCCTCAGCGCCTTGGCCGAGGAATATGATCGGCTGGCAGAAGATGGCGACACACCCGACGACGAAACCGGCGACCGCCTGGACGCCATCGACGCAGAAATGGAGAGCTTGCGCGACAAGGAACGCGCCTTCGACCCGGCAGAAATGGCCCTCGCCGGAGGCTGGCTGGCCTTGCACAATGATGGTTCCGTCAGAATGGAGCTTGGCTATGTGCGGCAGGAGGATCGGCCCGCACTGGACACACTGCGCAGCCCAGCCCGTGAAAACGAACAGGTCACCAGCGACGAGAACGATACAACACCGGTTGCCCCCACCCCAACCGGGCCGAAGGTTCCCGAGGCGTTGCTAGCCGAACTCCACGCCGCCCGCACCATCGCGTTGCGCCTTGAACTGGTAAAGCGCCCCGATATCGCCTTGCGCGTGCTGGCCCATAGCCTCGCCGTGCGGGAAATGTCCCACGGCACCCCGGTTCTAACCGTTCATCCAAGCACCACCTACATTCCCGAAAATCAGCGTGTCGGTTGCCCCGACGAAACCCCGCTGAATGACCAGAGAAGCCGGTGGAATATGCGCATTGGTGGCGATGCCTCCCGCATGTGGGACGGTATCATGGCCCTCACAGATGAGGACGTGCTGGACCTGATCGCGGTGCTGTCCGCCTCTCTTGTCGATGTCACCTACAGCAAGGGGCAGAACGGCAGCGCCGCGAAGCCCGGCATCTATGCGGAAAAACTCGCCGCCACGCTGGACCTCGATATGCGGCAGCACTGGACGCCGACCGCCGCCACCTATTTCGGCCGGGTCAGCAAGGACGCGATCACCGAAGCCGTTACCGAAGCCGCGAGCGAGGCCGAAGCCGCGAAACTGGCCGGATTGAAAAAAGCCGCGATGGCCGAAGAAGCCGCGATCATCGCAGCCGATACCACATGGCTCCCGGCACCGCTTCGCACCACGCGAGGATGA
- a CDS encoding DUF2958 domain-containing protein — MNLLTTHQKAIMIENGRKSAAGDEIDPFPVVKLFMPGSGMTWLLTELDPDDGDRAFGLCDLGMGCPELGYVSLAELCSVRNRMGLGVERDQGFNACKPLSIYTDEARQKQMILA, encoded by the coding sequence ATGAACCTTTTAACAACGCATCAGAAAGCCATCATGATCGAGAACGGCCGCAAATCAGCGGCGGGTGACGAAATCGACCCGTTCCCGGTGGTGAAACTGTTTATGCCCGGCAGCGGCATGACCTGGCTCTTGACCGAGCTGGACCCGGACGATGGGGATCGCGCCTTCGGGCTTTGCGACCTTGGCATGGGATGCCCCGAACTCGGGTATGTCAGCCTCGCCGAACTGTGCAGCGTGCGCAACCGAATGGGCCTCGGGGTTGAGCGGGATCAGGGTTTCAATGCCTGCAAACCGCTCAGCATCTACACCGACGAAGCCCGGCAGAAACAGATGATTCTCGCGTAA
- a CDS encoding ParA family protein, producing the protein MPVIIAANPKGGAGKSTTTLILGQTLAALGASVSIIDADPNHPIVDWRSGNSKLALDVIGDANESSIIAQIKAENMKKQFVFVDLEGTASRLVSRAISRADLVLIPLQASGVDARQASRAISLIHEEEEALDGRQIPFRVLLTRTSPIIKTRIEKEILGSLEAAELPILRTALNERQAFKAIFVRRLALHELDPTQVNGLPEAIQNANALAEELVNVLTDAKTHQKETVNV; encoded by the coding sequence ATGCCGGTCATCATCGCGGCCAATCCGAAGGGCGGGGCGGGGAAGTCAACCACCACCCTTATTTTAGGGCAGACGCTTGCTGCGCTGGGGGCCAGCGTAAGCATCATAGATGCGGACCCCAACCATCCTATTGTCGATTGGCGCAGCGGCAATTCTAAGCTCGCATTAGATGTGATCGGAGACGCCAACGAAAGCTCTATCATCGCCCAAATTAAAGCCGAGAACATGAAAAAACAGTTCGTGTTCGTGGACCTTGAGGGCACCGCCAGCCGCTTAGTATCGCGGGCAATCTCGCGGGCCGACTTGGTACTTATACCACTTCAGGCGAGTGGCGTTGACGCCCGCCAGGCAAGCCGGGCGATTTCTTTGATACACGAAGAAGAAGAGGCTTTGGACGGACGCCAAATCCCCTTTCGTGTCCTACTGACCAGGACAAGCCCGATCATCAAAACCCGCATTGAGAAAGAAATTCTTGGCAGTCTCGAAGCCGCCGAGCTTCCCATTTTACGGACCGCGTTGAACGAACGACAAGCCTTCAAGGCAATCTTTGTTCGGCGCTTGGCGCTGCACGAGCTTGATCCCACTCAGGTAAATGGTCTGCCCGAGGCGATTCAAAACGCAAATGCGCTGGCCGAGGAACTGGTTAACGTTCTGACCGACGCGAAAACACACCAAAAGGAGACCGTGAATGTCTGA
- a CDS encoding LPD29 domain-containing protein, translating to MTSHYFSCAETAKLVRNELKSRFPGVKFSVRSNTYAGGASIDVSWVDGPAAKIVDAVVGQFAGGRFDSSIDMAYNVSHWMTQDGRIVIASNPGTGDQKGSHSAERNWMPEPDAKLVRFGADFIFTKRAISPNLARRALDRLAAKGYPVECVEIRVSDYDGEAYIHQTTRDETLTRGFDMEREANEAIQRTHCAA from the coding sequence ATGACCTCCCATTATTTTTCATGTGCTGAAACCGCTAAGTTGGTTCGCAACGAATTGAAATCCCGGTTTCCCGGCGTTAAGTTCAGCGTCCGGAGCAATACTTATGCGGGCGGGGCTTCCATTGACGTTAGCTGGGTCGATGGCCCCGCCGCCAAAATTGTTGACGCCGTTGTGGGTCAGTTTGCTGGTGGCCGGTTCGATTCGTCGATCGATATGGCCTACAACGTTTCGCATTGGATGACACAGGACGGGCGCATCGTGATCGCCAGCAACCCAGGCACTGGTGACCAAAAAGGATCGCACAGCGCCGAGCGTAATTGGATGCCGGAACCGGATGCGAAGCTGGTCCGTTTCGGCGCAGATTTCATTTTCACAAAGCGGGCGATCAGCCCCAACCTGGCGCGGCGCGCATTGGATCGTTTGGCGGCTAAAGGATACCCGGTTGAGTGCGTTGAAATCCGCGTCAGCGATTACGACGGCGAGGCTTACATTCATCAGACCACTCGCGACGAAACACTTACTCGCGGTTTCGACATGGAGCGGGAGGCGAATGAGGCAATACAGCGCACCCATTGCGCGGCCTGA
- a CDS encoding DEAD/DEAH box helicase: MTHLASLTTRIAQCSGLTLEPHQSEAVDCVLEAWTGQDRATVVMACGTGKTIVGLTVASKAIAAEEGASVGVFVPSLGLIKQIIQVWREFQPWGDRLRVIAVCSDAGVEADDIPPDEIPAVVTTDASALCRFITEAPPCAVNVIFSTYHSAWVVADALTEMRQALDIGIADEAHNTAGAADKSFGLMLHDHVLPIRKRLFMTATPRIVRRVTGEVASMDDAAIYGPIAYNLSFRRAVERGIICDWEVLISVVTRDEAQAIGLARAVHGLSGERLQEAAGRAAIAKAIESVGIKKAISFHNTILAARDFAQNQSSNDQAMPGFHIFHVNGADKVGRREAMSAFAGAEKALVSNARCLTEGVDIPAIDLIAFLGRKSSKIDIIQAIGRALRKAPGKTKGYILLPVLLDPRTGQTPEDALAESDLSLIWDVLAAMRDNDELFAENIITAGRGFQEGPPTTVLSPGWVRFLGEVDLEAIRRGIEVIALDELLFPFDHGYRHLVDFANNTGHGKVPIQHVEPDGFKLGIWVASRRKNYRQGVLSAERIAALEAIPGWTWDVLNAQWDQGIFTLRAFVEREGHANIHSKHVEPDGFKLGNWVGGRRKEYLEGILSAERIAALEAIPGWTWSVFSARWDDGMIALRAFVEREGHTKVRDRYVEPDGFKLGIWVGSRRYEYRLSNLMSGK, encoded by the coding sequence ATGACGCATCTCGCTAGTCTGACAACACGCATTGCTCAGTGTTCGGGATTGACCCTAGAGCCGCATCAATCGGAAGCGGTGGATTGCGTGCTCGAAGCCTGGACCGGCCAGGACCGTGCCACGGTGGTCATGGCTTGCGGAACAGGGAAAACGATTGTCGGCTTGACCGTCGCGAGCAAGGCCATCGCGGCGGAAGAGGGGGCGAGCGTAGGAGTGTTTGTCCCATCACTCGGGCTTATTAAGCAGATCATTCAGGTATGGCGCGAGTTTCAGCCCTGGGGAGATCGCTTACGGGTGATCGCCGTATGTTCGGATGCCGGCGTAGAGGCTGATGATATTCCCCCTGATGAAATCCCGGCCGTTGTCACAACAGACGCCTCGGCGTTGTGCCGGTTCATCACAGAAGCCCCGCCATGCGCCGTCAACGTCATCTTTTCTACATATCATTCCGCATGGGTGGTTGCTGACGCGCTGACGGAAATGCGGCAGGCGCTCGACATTGGGATTGCGGACGAAGCGCATAACACTGCTGGCGCGGCCGATAAATCATTCGGCCTGATGCTGCATGACCACGTTTTGCCCATCCGAAAACGCCTTTTTATGACAGCCACGCCCCGAATCGTCCGCAGGGTAACTGGTGAAGTCGCATCAATGGACGATGCCGCCATCTATGGGCCAATCGCCTACAATCTTTCCTTCCGCCGAGCCGTCGAACGTGGGATCATATGCGATTGGGAAGTGCTGATTTCCGTTGTTACTCGCGATGAGGCCCAGGCCATCGGGCTTGCCAGAGCCGTGCATGGCTTGTCGGGCGAACGGCTGCAAGAGGCGGCTGGCCGCGCCGCGATCGCCAAAGCGATCGAAAGCGTGGGTATAAAAAAGGCCATTAGCTTCCACAACACCATCCTTGCTGCCCGCGACTTCGCTCAAAATCAGTCCTCAAACGATCAGGCGATGCCGGGTTTTCATATCTTTCATGTTAATGGAGCGGACAAGGTTGGCAGACGTGAGGCAATGTCGGCATTTGCGGGTGCTGAGAAGGCCCTTGTCAGTAACGCGCGGTGTTTGACGGAAGGGGTTGATATTCCGGCCATCGATCTCATTGCCTTTCTCGGTCGAAAATCTAGCAAAATTGACATTATCCAGGCGATCGGGCGCGCACTGCGCAAGGCACCGGGTAAGACTAAGGGTTATATTCTGCTGCCCGTGCTGCTCGATCCACGAACCGGGCAAACGCCGGAGGACGCGCTTGCGGAGAGTGACCTTTCCCTTATTTGGGATGTTCTTGCCGCTATGCGCGACAATGATGAGTTGTTCGCTGAAAACATCATAACTGCCGGTCGCGGCTTTCAGGAGGGGCCACCCACAACAGTATTGTCGCCGGGCTGGGTGAGGTTCCTGGGTGAAGTTGACCTTGAGGCAATCCGGCGGGGGATCGAGGTTATCGCTCTCGATGAACTTTTGTTTCCGTTTGATCATGGATACCGGCATTTAGTTGATTTTGCCAACAACACCGGGCACGGTAAAGTTCCTATCCAGCATGTTGAGCCTGACGGGTTCAAACTCGGAATATGGGTAGCCAGCCGCCGAAAGAATTACCGGCAAGGCGTTTTGTCAGCAGAGCGAATTGCAGCGCTGGAAGCCATACCAGGCTGGACGTGGGATGTATTGAATGCGCAATGGGATCAAGGCATCTTCACACTTCGCGCGTTCGTCGAGCGAGAAGGCCACGCAAACATTCATTCAAAACACGTTGAGCCTGACGGGTTCAAACTCGGAAATTGGGTTGGTGGTCGCCGCAAAGAGTATCTGGAAGGCATTTTGTCAGCAGAGCGAATTGCAGCGCTGGAAGCCATACCAGGCTGGACGTGGAGTGTATTCAGCGCGCGATGGGATGACGGAATGATCGCACTTCGCGCCTTCGTCGAGCGCGAGGGACATACCAAGGTACGTGACAGATATGTTGAGCCTGACGGGTTCAAACTCGGGATTTGGGTTGGTTCGCGCCGGTATGAGTATAGATTGAGCAACCTGATGTCTGGAAAATAG